A genomic stretch from Solibacillus isronensis includes:
- a CDS encoding helix-turn-helix transcriptional regulator codes for MQLHQYSISETISKRYFQEIDNINQYAGIEDFFVLESRLIFEVYHLEVAKAKKTLHEIIDILSARFGKQVIKVVRSYFVTLSSIVARKLLDNQVPSKKAFAFNLACADMIENKMKDAEFLQFADDLIDFYVYFIADRKQPTFRHQTVNKVIMYINDELENDLTVESIAANFHISTSHLSRIFREHVGITLVEYLNVRRVEESQYYLRHTNKSITSISDQFHFCNQSYFTRIFKKYTGVTPKHFRDELHHEFFRFEIPEVEYENV; via the coding sequence ATGCAACTACATCAATATTCAATCTCGGAAACAATTTCAAAACGGTATTTTCAAGAGATTGACAATATCAATCAATATGCTGGTATCGAAGATTTTTTTGTTCTGGAATCTCGATTGATTTTTGAAGTTTATCATTTAGAAGTAGCAAAAGCAAAGAAGACATTACACGAAATAATAGACATATTATCCGCACGCTTCGGAAAACAGGTCATTAAAGTAGTGCGCTCGTATTTTGTTACGTTATCCTCAATTGTTGCGCGTAAGCTTTTAGATAATCAAGTCCCTTCTAAAAAAGCATTTGCCTTCAATTTAGCATGTGCAGATATGATTGAAAACAAGATGAAGGATGCCGAGTTTCTGCAATTTGCGGATGACTTAATCGATTTTTATGTGTACTTTATTGCGGATCGAAAGCAGCCTACGTTCCGTCACCAAACAGTAAACAAAGTAATTATGTACATAAATGATGAGCTGGAAAATGATTTAACAGTTGAAAGTATTGCAGCGAACTTCCATATTAGTACGAGTCATTTATCGCGTATTTTCCGTGAGCATGTAGGGATCACTTTAGTTGAATACTTAAATGTTCGCCGTGTAGAGGAATCCCAATATTATTTACGCCATACGAATAAAAGTATTACGTCAATTTCAGATCAATTCCATTTCTGTAATCAGAGTTATTTCACGAGAATTTTCAAGAAATACACAGGTGTAACACCTAAACATTTCCGTGATGAATTGCATCATGAATTTTTCCGATTTGAAATTCCTGAAGTAGAGTACGAAAATGTTTAA
- a CDS encoding LytTR family DNA-binding domain-containing protein: MDPRQIEEIMEVIKEFFPENTSIAISDTNEYLYYQPSKKVDLKIKPGDPIKEGSAAYKALTYGQKINSYIESDVFGVPYYGMSIPLIEEGETKGAITAIFPQKPSPFLTNYITVKIDDCWYPIKHNQVIYLETQLRKTFVKTMHREGYHRLNLSDLELFLAPDSFIRCHRSYIVNIDYIDEIQPDSHSTFLLIMKDGTRIPVSQRYASYFRRSLGF, translated from the coding sequence GTGGATCCAAGACAAATAGAAGAAATTATGGAAGTCATTAAAGAATTTTTCCCTGAGAATACATCAATTGCTATTTCAGATACAAATGAGTATTTATATTATCAGCCAAGCAAAAAAGTAGACTTAAAAATCAAACCAGGTGACCCGATTAAAGAAGGTTCAGCTGCATACAAAGCATTAACGTATGGTCAAAAAATCAATTCATACATTGAATCTGACGTATTCGGTGTTCCTTATTACGGAATGAGTATTCCTCTCATTGAAGAAGGTGAAACAAAAGGTGCTATTACAGCAATCTTCCCTCAAAAACCTTCTCCATTTTTAACTAATTATATTACAGTAAAAATTGATGACTGCTGGTACCCAATTAAACACAATCAAGTAATTTATCTTGAGACACAATTGCGTAAAACATTTGTAAAAACGATGCACCGTGAAGGATATCACCGCCTGAACTTAAGTGACTTAGAGTTATTTTTAGCTCCTGATTCGTTCATCCGTTGCCACCGTTCTTATATTGTTAATATCGATTATATTGATGAAATTCAGCCAGATTCACACTCGACTTTCCTTTTAATTATGAAAGACGGCACACGTATTCCTGTAAGCCAACGTTATGCTAGCTACTTCCGCCGTTCTTTAGGATTCTAA
- a CDS encoding succinate CoA transferase, whose product MDPRVEKRLGLKQLVDKVVSAEEAAALIQDGTVVGMSGFTRAGDAKVVPMALVERAKNEKFKIDVYTGASLGPEVDNYLAAAGVINKRGPFQGDAVMRGLVNKGEISYVDAHLSHNAELVRQGIIGPIKHLILEAVAITEDGLIIPSNSVGNSPIFAEYAENIIIELNISHPEALIGIHDIYVPGEQGKRDAIPMTNAEQRIGEIGIKVDPAKIKAIVISEEPDAPSLIVPPDEETQTMANILLDFFRSEIKAGRLTNELMPLQSGVGSVANAVLDGFADAEFENLVVASEVLQDAVFNLIDAGKVRFAAATSITLTEELQKKVYGNLEKYADKICLRPQEISNHPELIRRLGLISINTALELDIYGNVNSTHVSGTKMMNGIGGSGDFARNARLGIFVTKSYAKGGAISSIVPMVSHVDHTEHDVDVIVTEQGIADLRGLAPKERVKLIIENCAHPDFKEQLWDYYNRAYEATGGAHTPHILEEALSWHVNLAKNKTMKKETANA is encoded by the coding sequence ATGGATCCACGAGTTGAGAAACGTTTAGGTTTAAAACAATTAGTAGATAAAGTTGTATCTGCTGAAGAAGCTGCTGCTTTAATCCAAGATGGCACAGTGGTAGGGATGTCAGGATTTACTCGCGCAGGTGATGCTAAAGTTGTACCAATGGCATTAGTAGAGCGCGCTAAAAACGAAAAATTTAAAATTGATGTATATACAGGGGCTTCATTAGGTCCTGAAGTTGATAACTACTTAGCTGCTGCTGGTGTTATTAACAAACGTGGTCCTTTCCAAGGGGATGCGGTAATGCGCGGTTTAGTAAACAAAGGCGAAATTTCTTATGTAGACGCTCACCTTTCTCACAATGCTGAGTTAGTACGTCAAGGAATTATCGGTCCTATTAAACACTTAATTTTAGAAGCAGTTGCAATTACAGAAGACGGTTTAATTATTCCTTCAAACTCTGTAGGTAACTCACCAATCTTCGCTGAATATGCAGAGAACATTATTATCGAATTAAATATCTCTCATCCGGAAGCATTAATCGGTATTCACGATATCTATGTTCCAGGTGAACAAGGTAAGCGTGACGCGATTCCAATGACAAATGCTGAGCAACGTATCGGTGAAATCGGTATTAAAGTAGATCCAGCTAAAATTAAAGCAATCGTTATTTCTGAAGAGCCAGACGCTCCTTCATTAATCGTTCCTCCAGATGAGGAAACGCAAACAATGGCAAACATTTTATTAGACTTCTTCCGTTCTGAAATCAAAGCGGGCCGTTTAACAAATGAATTAATGCCATTACAATCAGGTGTAGGTTCTGTAGCAAACGCAGTATTAGACGGCTTCGCTGATGCAGAATTCGAAAACTTGGTAGTTGCTTCTGAAGTATTACAAGATGCAGTATTCAACTTAATTGATGCTGGTAAAGTACGCTTTGCTGCTGCAACTTCTATTACACTTACAGAAGAATTACAGAAAAAAGTATACGGCAACTTAGAAAAGTATGCTGATAAAATTTGCTTACGTCCACAAGAAATCTCTAACCACCCAGAGCTTATCCGTCGTTTGGGCTTAATCTCAATCAACACTGCTCTTGAATTAGATATTTATGGTAACGTAAACTCTACACACGTTTCAGGTACTAAAATGATGAACGGTATCGGCGGTTCTGGTGACTTCGCACGTAACGCTCGTCTTGGTATCTTCGTAACGAAATCATACGCAAAAGGCGGAGCGATTTCTTCAATCGTACCAATGGTTTCTCACGTAGACCACACTGAGCATGATGTAGACGTAATCGTAACTGAACAAGGTATCGCTGATTTACGCGGACTTGCTCCAAAAGAGCGCGTAAAATTAATCATCGAAAACTGTGCTCACCCAGATTTCAAAGAGCAGTTATGGGATTACTATAACCGCGCTTACGAAGCAACTGGCGGCGCGCACACTCCTCATATTTTAGAGGAAGCTCTATCTTGGCACGTAAACCTTGCTAAAAACAAAACAATGAAAAAAGAAACAGCTAACGCTTAA
- a CDS encoding 3-oxoacyl-ACP reductase — translation MAKLKGKGVVVAGLLAGAASFLSKKENRDKAMDYLNKAKGKVNESGGVQGLMQKVQGKPDGSAGYSNEDAHPSSTGDLDTNMAKSASVGKDDYKKESLEEVAVTAGEVADHTLEGNQMVEEGAQTTTDYYNYEQDKRA, via the coding sequence ATGGCTAAATTAAAAGGTAAAGGCGTTGTAGTTGCAGGTTTATTAGCAGGTGCTGCTTCATTTTTAAGTAAAAAGGAAAACCGTGATAAAGCAATGGACTATTTGAATAAAGCAAAAGGTAAAGTAAATGAAAGCGGTGGAGTTCAGGGCTTGATGCAGAAAGTTCAAGGTAAACCTGATGGTTCTGCTGGTTATAGTAATGAAGATGCGCATCCATCATCGACAGGAGATTTAGATACAAATATGGCGAAATCGGCTTCTGTCGGAAAAGATGATTACAAAAAAGAATCACTGGAGGAAGTTGCAGTGACAGCTGGAGAGGTTGCCGATCATACGTTAGAAGGTAACCAAATGGTCGAAGAAGGCGCTCAAACAACAACTGATTATTACAATTATGAACAGGACAAACGAGCGTAA
- a CDS encoding GNAT family N-acetyltransferase, which yields MEFIYKDKGNNYGALEYELNGQRVAEITWVLREGVMNMDHTYVSDVLRGQGVAKKLLDAAADYARENNYKMNAICSYVVSSFQKSDAYDDVKV from the coding sequence ATGGAATTTATTTATAAAGACAAAGGGAACAACTATGGTGCTCTGGAATATGAATTGAACGGTCAGCGTGTTGCTGAGATTACTTGGGTTTTACGTGAGGGTGTCATGAATATGGATCATACGTATGTATCTGATGTGCTGCGCGGTCAAGGGGTAGCCAAAAAGCTTTTAGATGCCGCTGCGGATTACGCGCGAGAAAACAATTACAAAATGAATGCCATTTGTTCATATGTCGTTTCTTCATTCCAAAAAAGCGACGCGTATGACGATGTAAAAGTATAG